A genomic window from Cucumis melo cultivar AY chromosome 8, USDA_Cmelo_AY_1.0, whole genome shotgun sequence includes:
- the LOC103484649 gene encoding uncharacterized membrane protein At1g16860, producing the protein MIYCLLFSSKKKLKEKLKRKLQTVESEKESNLNKTHPPRHLHFIILLQITTAPFSSFYPSHPPPPPLALLTPLLSSSSSSSSSSSSPTFTHFHFTFSIPNSFPLMGSRIPSHQLSSGLYVSGRPEQLKERPPTMGSRAVPYTGGDVKKSGELGKMFDLHLVDSPTSGPPPSKSSRPSSSSQHNSGSVRSGPNSGPVTKHSNSGPISKKSSGPISLQPTGLITSGPMTGSGSLGSSGSVGGGRRSGPLEQAASFGKTMYGSAVTSLSEDVKIGFKVSKAVVWAFLVVLVTGLLVGGFLMVAAKKPIILVAAAGLLVPAVVVVLWNIAWGKRGLIGFVGRYPDAELRGAIDGQYVKVTGVVTCGSIPLESSYQKVGRCVYVSTELYEYKGWGGKPANPKHRCFSWGSRYSEKYVADFYISDFQSGLRALVKAGYGAKVAPFVKPSTVVDVTKENRDLSPTFLRWLADRKLSSDDRIMRLKEGYIKEGSTVSVMGVVRRQDNVLMVVPSTEPVSTGCQWARCLLPTYVEGLIITCDDNQNADVVPV; encoded by the exons ATGATTTATTGTCTTCTATtttcatcaaaaaaaaaattaaaagagaaattaaaaCGGAAACTGCAAACAGTGGAGAGTGAGAAAGAATCTAATCTAAACAAAACCCACCCGCCCCGACACCTTCATTTCATCATTTTACTTCAAATTACAACAGCCCCTTTTTCGTCATTTTACCCATctcaccccccccccccccccctcgcTCTTCTAACTCCATTactgtcttcttcttcttcttcttcttcttcttcttcttcgccAACATTCACTCACTTCCACTTCACTTTCTCCATCCCCAATTCCTTTCCATTAATGGGTTCTCGAATTCCATCTCACCAGCTCAGTAGCGGTCTCTATGTCTCCGGCCGCCCCGAGCAGCTCAAGGAGCGTCCACCTACAATGGGCTCACGCGCCGTCCCTTACACCGGCGGAGACGTCAAGAAATCCGGCGAGCTTGGTAAAATGTTTGACCTCCATCTTGTTGATTCCCCAACTTCTGGTCCTCCTCCTTCTAAATCCTCTCGCCCTTCCTCTTCTTCTCAGCACAACAGTGGATCGGTGCGATCCGGCCCTAATTCCGGTCCTGTTACTAAACACTCTAATTCCGGTCCAATCTCCAAGAAATCTTCCGGCCCGATTTCCCTCCAACCTACTGGCCTCATAACCTCCGGCCCTATGACGGGATCCGGTTCTCTTGGATCCTCCGGCAGCGTCGGTGGAGGACGGCGCTCCGGTCCTCTGGAACAGGCGGCGTCCTTTGGGAAAACCATGTATGGGTCTGCGGTTACGAGCTTAAGTGAGGATGTGAAAATAGGGTTCAAGGTTTCCAAGGCGGTGGTTTGGGCTTTTCTTGTGGTTTTAGTCACTGGTTTGTTGGTCGGTGGGTTTCTGATGGTGGCGGCGAAGAAGCCGATTATTCTGGTGGCGGCCGCAGGGCTTTTGGTACCGGCGGTGGTGGTTGTTCTGTGGAATATAGCTTGGGGAAAAAGGGGGTTGATAGGGTTTGTGGGAAGGTATCCGGACGCTGAGCTCAGAGGTGCTATTGATGGACAGTACGTGAAGGTCACTGGG GTCGTAACTTGCGGTAGTATTCCTCTAGAGTCGTCCTACCAGAAAGTGGGTAGGTGCGTTTACGTGTCTACAGAACTATATGAATATAAAGGATGGGGTGGAAAGCCTGCAAATCCTAAACACCGCTGCTTTTCGTGGGGATCGAGGTATTCTGAG AAATATGTAGCTGACTTTTACATATCAGACTTCCAATCTGGATTAAGAGCACTGGTGAAAGCAGGCTATGGAGCTAAGGTTGCTCCATTTGTCAAACCCTCGACTGTTGTCGATGTGACAAAAGAAAACCGAGACTTGTCTCCAACTTTCCTACGCTGGCTAGCTGATCGCAAACTGTCGAGTGACGATCGCATAATGCGGCTTAAAGAAGG GTACATCAAGGAAGGAAGCACAGTGAGTGTAATGGGGGTTGTTCGACGACAAGATAACGTACTCATGGTAGTTCCATCGACGGAGCCTGTGTCAACAGGATGTCAATGGGCACGATGCCTCCTTCCAACCTATGTTGAAGGCTTAATAATAACATGTGACGATAATCAAAATGCAGACGTGGTTCCCGTGTAG